One window of the Rufibacter radiotolerans genome contains the following:
- a CDS encoding PorV/PorQ family protein, giving the protein MQHLLRVSLLLILLFCSFPGKGQINNAAVGSRAIGLGGAAVTLPDLWALSNNPAGMAALKEPALGAYAHNRFSLKELTTVGLLAVLPSSRWGTVGLDVQRFGGEYYNEQRLGIGLAHQLGVVRLGLKADLLQVRVKEWGSRKAVALSLGGQSELVPGLTFGAHIYNLNQAKLAEFQDERVPTVMKMGLSYQASTKVLLVAEAEKELEHPVAMKGGIEYQVLPALTLRTGFNSGTRAGTAGVEVSFKQFQVAYAVGAQHQLGLSNYLSVGYVLQKREQP; this is encoded by the coding sequence ATGCAGCATCTTCTACGCGTTAGCCTGCTTCTTATTCTTCTTTTTTGCTCCTTCCCGGGCAAGGGGCAAATCAACAACGCTGCCGTGGGGTCAAGAGCCATTGGCTTAGGCGGTGCAGCCGTTACTTTGCCAGATTTATGGGCGCTCAGTAACAACCCAGCGGGCATGGCGGCTCTTAAAGAACCAGCCCTTGGGGCCTATGCCCACAACCGCTTCTCTTTAAAGGAACTTACCACTGTGGGGCTCCTGGCCGTGCTGCCTTCCAGTAGATGGGGCACGGTAGGCCTGGACGTCCAGCGGTTTGGTGGTGAGTATTATAATGAGCAACGGCTAGGGATTGGGTTGGCGCATCAACTAGGGGTAGTACGCCTGGGCCTGAAGGCAGATCTGCTGCAGGTGCGGGTGAAGGAGTGGGGCAGCCGGAAGGCAGTGGCCTTGAGCCTGGGTGGGCAATCTGAGTTAGTGCCGGGGCTAACGTTTGGGGCGCACATCTATAACCTGAACCAGGCCAAGCTAGCTGAGTTCCAGGACGAGCGCGTGCCCACCGTCATGAAAATGGGGTTAAGCTACCAGGCCTCTACCAAAGTCTTGCTAGTAGCCGAGGCCGAAAAAGAGTTGGAACATCCGGTAGCCATGAAAGGCGGCATTGAATACCAGGTTTTACCGGCCTTAACGCTCCGGACCGGCTTTAACTCCGGCACCAGAGCAGGCACCGCGGGCGTGGAGGTTTCGTTCAAGCAGTTTCAGGTGGCGTATGCGGTGGGCGCGCAGCACCAGTTAGGCTTGAGTAATTACCTGTCGGTGGGGTATGTGCTGCAAAAACGGGAACAACCATGA
- a CDS encoding ComEA family DNA-binding protein has translation MRSRFWLVFLILGLKQFVAAQEVARPPIDVELMVQELFAQQDDENAIAYEDLYENLLQYYRQPLDLNRASREELRSLWLLSEGQISALLQHIQDNGRLISLYELQTIPGFDLLSIRRLLPFVTVQTLGQIGQRTWQERLKNADTHTLLLRYDRTLQQRRGYTPPEGRSMTRYLGSPDKYLLRYRLSQPKDFSFGVTAEKDAGEAFTWNPGQRQYGFDFLSAHAQLYDRGAFKTIALGDYQLQFGQGLLLSSGLGVGKGSETITTIRRSQLGIRPHTSSLESNFFRGGAATHRWRGLESTLFLSSRRVDASLGEDLAEDTTLFTLGGLQTSGLHRTPTELANRQRAREQVLGGNITYRNPSQTYSIGLTAVHTAFNLTLQQRTEPYNLFAFSGTRNTAVGLHYSYLWQNLNFFGESARSGNGGLGTVNGVLVSLSEKVEVALVYRYYARNFQTLYGAAFGEGSPNQNESGLYTGVKLKLGNRWQLTGYYDRFSFPWLRYRIDAPSSGEEYLLRLQFMPSKTTLLYGQYQYERKARNESIAGEPLSQVTETNAHRFLLLLDVSPLPSLRLRSRVQASQFQQSGPARTGYFTAQDASWEYNYTRLSARYALFDIDDYDTRIYAPEQDVPYAFSIPAFSGRGTHVYLLAQQRLTRSLDFWVKLSHTHYRGQSTVSTGLEQINGPRRTDVRVQARYRF, from the coding sequence ATGAGATCCCGTTTCTGGCTCGTTTTCCTGATTTTAGGCCTAAAACAGTTTGTCGCTGCCCAGGAGGTGGCACGACCGCCCATAGATGTGGAGCTTATGGTGCAGGAACTCTTCGCGCAACAGGATGATGAGAACGCCATTGCCTATGAAGATCTCTACGAAAACCTGCTCCAGTACTACCGGCAACCCCTGGACCTGAACCGTGCCTCCCGCGAGGAACTCCGCAGTCTCTGGCTCCTCTCTGAAGGTCAGATTTCGGCGCTGCTCCAGCATATCCAGGACAATGGCCGTCTCATCAGTCTGTATGAACTGCAGACTATTCCGGGGTTTGATTTGCTGAGCATCCGGCGGTTGTTGCCCTTCGTGACCGTGCAAACCCTGGGACAAATAGGGCAGCGCACCTGGCAGGAACGCCTGAAGAACGCCGATACGCACACGCTTCTGCTCCGCTATGACCGTACCCTGCAGCAACGCCGCGGCTATACCCCGCCCGAAGGCCGCTCTATGACCCGCTATCTGGGCTCGCCAGATAAATACCTGCTCCGGTACCGCCTCAGCCAGCCCAAAGATTTCAGTTTTGGCGTGACCGCCGAGAAAGATGCTGGCGAGGCCTTCACGTGGAACCCTGGCCAGCGGCAATATGGCTTTGACTTTCTATCGGCGCACGCCCAACTCTATGACCGCGGCGCTTTTAAGACCATTGCCCTAGGTGATTATCAACTGCAGTTTGGGCAGGGGCTGCTGCTTTCCAGCGGACTGGGCGTAGGCAAGGGCAGCGAGACCATTACCACCATCCGGCGAAGCCAATTGGGTATCCGGCCACATACTTCCTCGCTGGAAAGCAATTTCTTCAGGGGTGGGGCGGCTACTCACCGTTGGCGCGGCTTGGAATCTACCCTTTTCCTGTCCAGCCGTCGGGTAGATGCCTCTTTAGGTGAGGACCTGGCCGAAGATACTACCTTGTTTACCTTGGGAGGGCTCCAGACCTCGGGTCTACACCGTACGCCTACGGAACTGGCCAACCGGCAACGGGCGCGGGAACAGGTGCTGGGCGGTAATATCACGTATCGTAACCCAAGCCAAACCTATAGCATTGGGCTTACGGCGGTGCATACCGCTTTTAATCTAACGCTGCAGCAACGCACTGAGCCGTACAACCTCTTCGCTTTTAGCGGGACTAGGAACACCGCCGTAGGCCTGCACTACAGCTACCTGTGGCAGAACCTGAATTTCTTCGGGGAATCTGCCCGGTCCGGGAACGGCGGGCTGGGGACTGTAAATGGGGTGTTGGTGAGTCTGTCAGAAAAAGTAGAGGTGGCCCTGGTGTACCGGTACTACGCCCGGAATTTCCAGACCTTGTACGGGGCCGCGTTTGGCGAAGGCAGCCCGAACCAGAATGAAAGTGGCCTATACACCGGCGTGAAATTGAAACTGGGTAACCGTTGGCAGCTTACCGGCTACTATGACCGCTTCTCTTTCCCATGGCTGCGGTACCGCATAGACGCGCCCTCCTCCGGCGAGGAATACCTGCTGCGCCTCCAATTCATGCCCTCCAAAACCACACTGCTCTACGGACAGTACCAGTATGAGCGCAAAGCCCGCAATGAAAGCATAGCAGGAGAGCCACTTTCGCAGGTAACCGAGACCAATGCCCACCGTTTTCTGCTGCTATTGGATGTGAGCCCACTGCCTAGTCTAAGGCTGAGATCTAGGGTGCAGGCCAGCCAGTTTCAGCAAAGCGGCCCGGCGCGCACCGGCTATTTTACGGCCCAGGATGCTAGTTGGGAATACAACTACACTCGCCTCAGCGCCCGCTACGCCCTCTTTGACATCGATGACTATGATACCCGTATCTATGCTCCTGAGCAGGACGTGCCCTACGCCTTCTCCATTCCGGCGTTCTCCGGCCGCGGCACGCATGTCTACCTGCTGGCCCAGCAACGCCTCACCCGAAGCCTGGATTTCTGGGTCAAGCTCAGCCATACCCATTACCGCGGGCAGAGTACAGTGAGTACCGGCCTGGAGCAGATCAACGGCCCACGGCGCACTGACGTGCGGGTGCAGGCGCGGTACCGGTTTTAG
- a CDS encoding NAD(P)/FAD-dependent oxidoreductase has translation MSSPSTALIIGAGPAGLTAAFEFLQQTQVHPYVVEATDRIGGISATINYKGNRMDIGGHRFFSKSDRVMEWWLSILPLQLEPGQTVGNLAYQGKIRTVPATSPTASPASDDVMLLRQRRSRIFFRRKFFDYPLSFTVGTLTQLGLGWSTKAVLSYLKQVVKPIKHEKNLEDFFINRFGEHLYRTFFKAYTEKVWGVPCNQISAEWGAQRIKALSITQAVKHFLKQQFFSPSADFMQKNVQTSLIEQFLYPKLGPGHLWEVVTRKVREQGGEVHMQQKVVGLELKEKRIISATIQDMVSGATYQMNPDYVISTMPIRSLIRALGDVVPAEIKEVSEHLPYRNFISVGLLLNKLAIEEADHGLIQDNWIYIQEPDVQAGRLQLFNNWSPYLITEPGKVWLGVEYFCQEEDALWQMPDEDLKQLAIEELDRLGIISKDQVLDGTVVKMPKAYPAYFGSYNEFPKVQAYLDQIENLFLVGRNGMHKYNNQDHSMLTAMLAVENIAQGRTDKTNIWEVNTEQDYHEQSKSV, from the coding sequence ATGTCTTCACCCTCCACGGCTCTCATTATTGGGGCTGGTCCGGCTGGCCTTACGGCCGCTTTTGAATTTTTGCAGCAAACCCAGGTGCACCCCTATGTGGTGGAAGCCACTGACCGCATTGGCGGCATCTCGGCTACCATTAACTACAAAGGCAACCGCATGGACATTGGGGGCCATAGGTTCTTTTCCAAATCAGACAGGGTAATGGAATGGTGGCTTTCTATTCTTCCGCTGCAGTTGGAGCCAGGGCAAACAGTGGGCAACTTAGCGTATCAGGGCAAAATCCGGACGGTCCCGGCCACCTCCCCCACAGCTTCTCCTGCCTCTGATGATGTCATGTTACTACGTCAGCGACGGTCCCGCATCTTCTTCCGGCGGAAATTCTTTGACTACCCGCTTTCTTTCACGGTGGGCACCCTTACCCAATTAGGGCTGGGGTGGTCTACGAAGGCCGTTCTGAGTTACCTGAAACAGGTAGTAAAGCCTATCAAACATGAGAAAAACCTGGAGGATTTTTTCATAAACCGCTTTGGCGAACACCTGTACCGCACTTTTTTCAAGGCTTACACGGAGAAGGTTTGGGGCGTGCCCTGCAACCAGATTAGTGCCGAGTGGGGGGCTCAGCGCATTAAAGCCCTTTCTATCACGCAGGCGGTGAAGCACTTCCTGAAGCAGCAATTCTTCTCGCCCTCCGCAGACTTTATGCAGAAGAACGTACAGACGTCTTTGATTGAGCAGTTTCTGTACCCCAAGCTGGGCCCCGGGCACCTGTGGGAGGTGGTAACACGCAAAGTGCGCGAGCAAGGCGGTGAAGTGCATATGCAGCAAAAGGTAGTGGGGCTGGAGCTGAAAGAAAAAAGAATCATCTCTGCTACCATTCAGGACATGGTTTCTGGCGCTACCTACCAGATGAACCCTGACTACGTTATTTCCACCATGCCTATCCGGAGCCTGATACGTGCCCTGGGTGACGTGGTGCCTGCGGAGATAAAGGAAGTTTCTGAACACCTCCCCTACCGCAATTTTATCTCGGTTGGCCTGCTCCTAAACAAACTGGCCATTGAGGAAGCTGATCATGGCCTTATCCAGGACAACTGGATTTACATTCAGGAGCCCGATGTACAGGCGGGTCGTTTGCAGCTCTTCAACAACTGGAGCCCGTATCTGATAACCGAACCGGGCAAAGTATGGCTGGGCGTGGAGTATTTCTGCCAGGAGGAAGATGCCCTGTGGCAGATGCCAGACGAAGACTTGAAGCAACTGGCTATTGAGGAACTGGACCGACTGGGAATTATCTCTAAAGACCAGGTTTTAGATGGCACCGTGGTGAAAATGCCGAAAGCGTACCCTGCCTACTTTGGCTCCTATAATGAATTTCCGAAGGTGCAGGCCTACCTTGACCAAATTGAGAACCTGTTTCTGGTGGGCCGCAACGGCATGCACAAATACAATAACCAGGACCATTCTATGCTCACGGCAATGCTGGCGGTAGAGAACATCGCCCAGGGCCGCACCGATAAAACCAATATCTGGGAAGTGAACACGGAGCAGGATTACCACGAGCAGTCTAAATCCGTTTAA
- the sigZ gene encoding RNA polymerase sigma factor SigZ — translation MSGETSSCSSKATCSPKDDSANPCEAVAPVFLSYQDALQGFIRKRVLNQADAEDLSQQVLLKVHRHCESLPQVKNVKAWLYEISRNVVNDFHRSRQRETYLTEDTDLAMAPAEQSPLQELENCVGPLLQLLPPEYAEPLRLSDLEGLPQQEIATKLGLSLSGAKSRIQRGREKLKAVFLECCDFEMDRQGKLISVDIKPDCQTLKAC, via the coding sequence ATGTCTGGAGAAACTTCTTCCTGCTCTTCTAAAGCGACCTGCAGCCCCAAGGATGATTCCGCCAATCCTTGCGAAGCAGTGGCACCCGTATTTCTTTCTTACCAGGATGCCCTGCAGGGTTTTATCAGGAAGCGGGTACTTAACCAGGCAGACGCCGAAGACCTGTCGCAGCAGGTATTGCTGAAGGTACACCGCCATTGTGAGTCCCTTCCGCAGGTAAAAAACGTGAAAGCCTGGCTGTATGAGATCTCCCGGAACGTAGTCAATGATTTTCACCGCTCCCGCCAGCGTGAAACCTACTTAACGGAAGACACTGACTTGGCCATGGCCCCTGCTGAGCAGAGCCCACTGCAGGAGTTGGAGAACTGCGTGGGGCCCCTACTCCAGTTACTGCCTCCTGAATATGCAGAACCTCTAAGGTTAAGCGACCTGGAAGGCTTACCCCAGCAGGAAATTGCCACCAAACTTGGCCTTTCCCTTTCGGGGGCAAAATCTCGCATTCAGCGCGGCCGGGAGAAGCTGAAGGCTGTTTTCCTGGAGTGCTGCGACTTTGAAATGGACCGGCAAGGAAAACTCATCAGCGTGGACATTAAACCAGATTGCCAGACGCTGAAAGCTTGCTGA
- a CDS encoding GNAT family N-acetyltransferase: METLTSIDLVPLLATHYPRVKAIYEQGIATQNATLETTAPDWAKWDQGHLSHSRLVAVSPEGEVVGWAALSAVSGRCVYGGVAEVSVYLDPAYQGRGIGKALLEALITASEANGIWTLQAGILKENEASVALHQKCGFRLVGLRERIGQLNGQWRDTYLLERRSAVVGV; this comes from the coding sequence ATGGAAACACTTACTTCCATTGATCTGGTACCGCTTTTAGCCACCCATTACCCAAGGGTAAAAGCTATCTATGAGCAAGGAATTGCTACCCAAAATGCGACCTTAGAAACTACTGCCCCAGACTGGGCCAAATGGGACCAGGGACACCTATCCCACAGCCGCTTAGTGGCCGTTTCCCCGGAGGGCGAAGTGGTAGGCTGGGCCGCCTTAAGCGCGGTCTCCGGGCGGTGCGTCTATGGCGGGGTGGCCGAGGTAAGCGTGTACCTGGACCCTGCCTACCAAGGCAGAGGGATAGGAAAAGCGCTGCTGGAGGCATTGATCACTGCCTCTGAAGCAAACGGAATCTGGACCCTGCAGGCAGGCATTCTAAAGGAGAATGAGGCCAGTGTGGCCTTGCACCAAAAATGTGGCTTTAGGTTAGTGGGCCTTCGGGAGCGAATAGGGCAGTTGAACGGCCAGTGGCGAGACACCTATCTTTTAGAGCGCCGCAGTGCGGTGGTAGGTGTGTGA
- a CDS encoding ArsI/CadI family heavy metal resistance metalloenzyme translates to MKNFHVNIRVSNLSESVAFYSALFAQDPTVLKPDYAKWMLEDPRVNFAISTNGATNGIEHLGIQAETPEELQEVYARLEKAKGTIRQEGNTTCCYAQSNKAWIQDPQGVEWETFYTFGEADTFYGKQEETACCSPACCAPATAIV, encoded by the coding sequence ATGAAAAATTTCCATGTAAACATCAGAGTCAGCAACCTCTCAGAGTCTGTTGCTTTTTATTCAGCCCTTTTTGCCCAGGATCCTACCGTGCTCAAACCAGATTACGCCAAATGGATGCTGGAAGACCCGCGGGTAAATTTCGCTATTTCCACCAACGGTGCCACCAACGGTATTGAGCATTTGGGCATTCAGGCCGAGACCCCGGAAGAACTGCAGGAAGTGTACGCCCGCCTGGAGAAAGCCAAAGGGACCATCCGGCAGGAAGGAAACACGACCTGCTGCTACGCCCAATCCAACAAAGCCTGGATACAAGACCCACAGGGCGTAGAATGGGAAACATTTTATACATTTGGAGAGGCAGACACCTTTTACGGCAAACAGGAGGAAACTGCCTGCTGCAGCCCAGCCTGCTGCGCTCCTGCCACTGCCATTGTTTAA
- a CDS encoding sugar 3,4-ketoisomerase: MMVGKQDPAGEMPYLIDFPVIGEPEVGYISVAENSNHIPFEVKRVFWTYGTPESIVRGRHAHYTTQQVIVAVAGRILVTTEMANGTIQLFVLEEPGKGVYIPPNVWHTMQYSANAVQLVMASTGYTEEDYIRDYAQFRKTWHRA, encoded by the coding sequence ATGATGGTTGGTAAACAAGACCCTGCAGGAGAGATGCCTTATTTGATTGATTTCCCTGTTATTGGTGAACCCGAGGTAGGCTATATCTCCGTGGCAGAGAACAGCAACCATATTCCGTTTGAGGTAAAGCGGGTATTCTGGACCTACGGCACGCCTGAAAGCATAGTGCGGGGCCGCCATGCCCATTATACCACCCAACAAGTCATTGTTGCTGTAGCCGGCCGTATTCTAGTCACCACTGAAATGGCAAATGGCACCATTCAGTTATTTGTGTTGGAAGAGCCAGGCAAAGGGGTTTACATACCCCCTAATGTTTGGCATACCATGCAGTATTCTGCCAATGCTGTTCAGCTGGTGATGGCGTCTACTGGCTATACAGAAGAGGATTATATTAGAGACTACGCCCAATTCAGAAAAACATGGCACCGGGCATAG
- a CDS encoding GNAT family protein, with product MAPGIEGLLDYRKSQLVYYSPYVFAKEVSLEEQYEEVLVPRIAQYGAEENKFKREVSIQGEDFVFLYEFLPWDSHYFSRTSYRLFTVLYRLENAPALIEAIQAFRQEVLGAGNCYCTAEIPAEDIFLIQCLNVAGFKMVETRLHYYKTDLQDFTGERFAVRPATSADIPVLSSVAATCRNNFDRLHADYAFSGQEADKYLATYAASAVNGYCDQVLVPDQKGLPVSSFIAINLTPAVFTKETLTFAKIGLAAVGEENRGWLVKLLSEAIWFAKENQVAYLIYPTQATNKAAIRTCEKLNFRFGQAYHLLAFSSH from the coding sequence ATGGCACCGGGCATAGAGGGTTTACTGGATTACCGTAAAAGCCAATTGGTCTATTACAGCCCCTATGTCTTCGCGAAAGAGGTAAGCCTGGAGGAGCAGTATGAAGAAGTACTTGTGCCAAGGATTGCCCAATACGGGGCAGAAGAAAATAAATTCAAACGCGAGGTGTCTATTCAGGGGGAGGACTTTGTGTTCCTATACGAATTCCTGCCCTGGGACAGTCACTATTTTAGCCGTACCAGTTACCGCTTGTTTACAGTGTTATACCGCCTTGAGAATGCCCCTGCGCTGATAGAAGCCATTCAGGCTTTCAGGCAGGAGGTATTAGGTGCGGGTAATTGCTACTGCACCGCTGAAATTCCAGCAGAAGATATTTTTCTGATTCAGTGTCTGAATGTGGCGGGATTTAAAATGGTAGAAACCAGGCTGCATTACTATAAAACAGACTTGCAGGATTTTACGGGGGAGCGCTTTGCGGTGCGACCTGCTACTTCGGCAGATATACCGGTTCTTTCCAGTGTAGCGGCCACCTGCCGAAACAATTTTGACCGCTTGCATGCAGATTATGCTTTCTCAGGACAGGAGGCAGATAAGTACCTGGCTACCTATGCGGCATCGGCGGTAAACGGGTATTGTGACCAAGTGTTGGTGCCTGATCAAAAGGGGCTGCCGGTCTCCTCCTTCATTGCCATTAACCTGACCCCTGCCGTTTTTACAAAAGAAACCCTGACCTTTGCCAAAATAGGCTTGGCGGCCGTAGGCGAGGAGAATAGAGGCTGGTTAGTGAAGTTGCTCTCTGAGGCAATCTGGTTTGCGAAGGAAAACCAAGTCGCCTATCTCATCTATCCTACCCAAGCCACTAACAAAGCGGCCATTAGAACCTGTGAGAAATTGAACTTCCGGTTTGGGCAGGCCTATCACCTGCTGGCTTTTAGTTCTCATTAG
- a CDS encoding glycosyltransferase family 2 protein, with protein sequence MPTLSVIIPCYFNEQNIPVTIRELTANETLFPPEVQFEYVFVDDGSKDNTFQELLKAKELYPDKVKVVKLAGNVGSYNAIIAGMEYATGDCSVIISADLQDPPELMVKMLSYWRQGFKLVIGSRQERDEPVLKKFLSRVFHSLMRKMAFQNLPKGGFDYVLFDRAVREEVLKLKEGNSNVMYLMAWLGYEYVNIPYSRGRRTVGTSKWTFWKKVKLFLDSVLAFSFYPIRAISVTGLVMGLIAFLYGVFVLLAKATGQVAVEGWTALMVVLLFVSSFQMIALGVIGEYVWRTLEASRKRPMYIVESVS encoded by the coding sequence ATGCCAACCCTTTCCGTCATAATTCCCTGTTATTTTAATGAGCAGAATATTCCTGTGACCATTCGGGAATTAACGGCCAATGAAACACTCTTCCCCCCAGAGGTGCAGTTTGAATACGTGTTTGTGGATGATGGCTCTAAAGACAATACCTTCCAGGAGCTCCTTAAAGCCAAGGAATTATACCCAGATAAAGTGAAAGTAGTGAAATTGGCTGGTAATGTCGGCTCCTACAACGCCATTATTGCTGGAATGGAATATGCCACCGGCGACTGCTCCGTTATCATATCCGCAGATCTGCAGGACCCCCCAGAGCTCATGGTTAAGATGCTGAGCTACTGGCGGCAGGGTTTCAAACTGGTAATTGGTAGCCGGCAGGAAAGGGATGAGCCCGTTTTGAAGAAGTTTTTATCCAGGGTTTTTCATTCCCTTATGAGAAAAATGGCTTTCCAGAACCTCCCCAAAGGAGGATTTGATTATGTATTATTTGACAGGGCGGTAAGAGAAGAAGTTCTAAAACTGAAAGAAGGAAACAGTAATGTGATGTACCTTATGGCCTGGTTAGGGTATGAATACGTGAATATCCCTTATAGCAGGGGCAGAAGAACCGTTGGTACCTCAAAATGGACCTTCTGGAAAAAGGTGAAGCTTTTCCTGGACTCTGTTTTAGCTTTTTCTTTTTATCCCATCAGGGCCATCTCGGTTACAGGCTTAGTAATGGGTTTGATCGCTTTTCTATATGGGGTTTTCGTTTTATTGGCGAAAGCAACAGGTCAGGTTGCAGTGGAGGGTTGGACAGCTTTAATGGTTGTCTTATTATTCGTCTCTTCTTTCCAAATGATTGCTCTGGGAGTAATAGGGGAGTATGTCTGGCGAACCTTAGAAGCCTCCAGGAAGAGACCTATGTATATAGTAGAAAGTGTTTCTTAA
- the asnB gene encoding asparagine synthase (glutamine-hydrolyzing) translates to MCGISGIYAFSPEGRESIQNLPKSTEALKLRGPDSGGHFTHGAVGLGHRRLSIIDVSEVACQPMFDEAQRYTIVFNGEIFNYQELKKQLQEKGYSFFSTSDTEVLLKLYIEEGPSFLKKLNGFFAFAIYDKEEETLFVARDRYGVKPLLVFQDEDKLVFASEMKSLLAFGIPRKLDYASLYEYLQLNYIPGPASIFKGVKKLMPGHYLLINKKGKVDNKRWYRIPYDEKKVKNNPLSYEAQQKKLVELLDGAVQRRMIADVPLGSFLSGGIDSSAIVALASRHTDQLNTFSIGYKDEPFFDETKYAKLVAEKYKTNHTVFSLTNNDLYEHLFRALDYIDEPFADSSALAVNILSYYTRQKVTVALSGDGADELFAGYNKHMAEYKVRQGGFVAETVAALLPLWEMMPKSRNSALGNRVRQFQRFGEGMNLSAKDRYWRWASFATEEDARSLLSGKSKRNLSKDVYKKRRQKILSHLSQKGDINEVLLTDMQLVLPNDMLTKVDLMSMANSLEVRTPFLDYKVVNFAFSLPQSSKIDGGMKKKIVQDAFRGMLPPELYKRPKHGFEVPLLKWFQNELRPMIMDDLLSDAFVEAQGIFSVKEIQRLKAQLFSKNPGDVHARIWALVVFQHWWKKWMA, encoded by the coding sequence ATGTGCGGAATATCAGGAATCTACGCTTTTAGCCCAGAAGGACGAGAGTCTATTCAAAACTTACCTAAATCTACGGAGGCCCTTAAGTTACGCGGTCCCGACTCGGGTGGCCATTTTACCCATGGAGCGGTAGGATTGGGGCACCGGAGGCTTTCTATTATAGACGTAAGTGAGGTGGCCTGTCAGCCCATGTTTGACGAGGCGCAACGGTATACCATTGTCTTCAACGGCGAGATCTTTAATTACCAGGAGCTCAAAAAGCAACTGCAGGAGAAAGGTTATTCCTTTTTCTCTACCTCTGATACCGAGGTGTTGCTGAAGCTGTACATAGAAGAAGGGCCATCTTTCCTGAAGAAGCTAAACGGCTTCTTTGCCTTTGCTATTTATGACAAAGAGGAAGAGACGCTCTTTGTGGCCCGCGACCGATATGGAGTGAAACCATTGTTGGTATTTCAGGATGAAGACAAATTGGTATTTGCCTCTGAGATGAAGTCCCTGCTTGCCTTCGGGATTCCCCGCAAACTAGACTATGCCTCTTTGTATGAATACCTGCAACTGAACTATATTCCGGGTCCGGCCTCTATTTTCAAAGGGGTGAAGAAACTGATGCCCGGCCATTACCTTCTGATCAATAAAAAAGGAAAAGTAGATAACAAGCGTTGGTACAGAATCCCCTACGACGAGAAAAAGGTTAAGAACAACCCCCTCTCTTATGAGGCGCAGCAGAAAAAGCTGGTAGAGTTGCTGGACGGGGCCGTGCAACGCCGCATGATAGCCGATGTGCCCTTGGGGTCTTTCCTGAGCGGTGGTATTGATTCCTCCGCTATTGTGGCCCTGGCCTCCCGCCATACAGATCAACTCAACACGTTCTCTATCGGGTATAAAGACGAACCGTTCTTTGACGAGACCAAATACGCCAAGCTGGTGGCCGAGAAGTACAAAACCAACCACACGGTTTTCTCACTTACCAACAATGACCTTTATGAGCACCTTTTTCGGGCGCTTGATTACATAGACGAGCCTTTCGCTGATTCCTCGGCCCTGGCCGTCAATATCCTGAGCTATTACACCCGCCAGAAAGTGACCGTAGCCTTGTCGGGCGACGGGGCCGATGAACTCTTCGCCGGCTATAACAAACACATGGCCGAATATAAGGTGCGGCAGGGGGGCTTTGTAGCCGAGACTGTGGCCGCGTTGTTGCCGCTTTGGGAAATGATGCCCAAATCACGTAATTCCGCCTTGGGCAACCGGGTTAGGCAGTTCCAGCGCTTCGGGGAGGGCATGAACCTCTCGGCCAAAGACCGGTATTGGCGCTGGGCCTCCTTCGCCACCGAGGAAGATGCCCGGTCCCTGCTTAGCGGAAAATCCAAACGTAATCTTTCCAAAGACGTTTACAAGAAACGCCGCCAGAAGATCCTAAGCCACCTGTCACAGAAAGGTGATATTAACGAGGTGCTGCTCACCGATATGCAGTTGGTATTACCCAATGACATGCTAACTAAAGTGGACCTTATGTCCATGGCAAACAGCCTGGAGGTACGTACCCCATTCCTGGACTATAAGGTGGTGAACTTCGCCTTCTCCCTACCTCAGTCTTCCAAGATTGACGGCGGCATGAAGAAGAAGATCGTGCAGGACGCCTTTAGGGGAATGCTCCCTCCGGAATTGTACAAACGCCCCAAGCATGGCTTTGAAGTGCCACTCCTGAAATGGTTCCAGAACGAGCTGCGGCCCATGATCATGGATGACCTGTTATCAGATGCCTTCGTGGAAGCACAGGGAATTTTCAGTGTAAAGGAAATCCAGAGACTGAAAGCGCAACTGTTCTCTAAGAACCCCGGCGACGTGCATGCCCGCATCTGGGCTCTGGTCGTGTTCCAGCACTGGTGGAAGAAGTGGATGGCCTAA